Part of the Actinomycetes bacterium genome, TGGATGCGGATGCGTGGCTCGGGATCGGCGATGGCGTCGGCGCGGCCGCGGATCTCCACGCCGCGTGGCTGGAAGGGTGCCAGCACGTCGTCGATGACGATGGCGGCGCGGCCGGTGCGGGCGACGTCGCGGAACTTCTTGGTGGCCGCCAGGTCGGTGCCGGCGACCTCGATGACCTCGGCGTCGGGGTCGAGGGTCCACATCCCGACCGGGGTGACGTGGGGGGTGCCGTCGGGGCCGACGGTGGCCAGGCGGGCCAGTCGCCGCTCCGGGCCACCCCACTGGAGGCGACCGGCTTGCAGGTAGGCGCGTTCGGCGTCGGTGAAGATGCTCATAGGATCGCTCCTGTTGGGTGTCGGGCTGCGTGGCTTGGGGTGGGTGGTCAGGCCGCCGGATCGGCTGGTGCGCTGCGGGTCAGGGAAGGGATGAGGATCGCGGCGACGGTGAGGTGCATCAGGGCCAGGACGACCCTCGAGGTGGTGGGGGTCCCGGGGGCGAGCAGGGGCACAAAGGAGGCGACCAGCGCGACCACCGCGGTGGCGGTCCAGATGGCCCGGGCCCGGCGGGTCAGCCGTTCCAGCAGGGCGAGCAGCCCCCAGCCGGCCAGGGACGCGGCCAGCGCCGTGGCCAGCACCAGGGGCAGGGTGATCTGGGCTGGCGGCTTCCCGCTGGGCTGGGCGACCTGCAGGTCGACCCCCAACAGCGGCACGGCGGCCAGCCAGATGGCGGCGGCGGCCAGGACCGCGGCACCCACCGCGGTCGCGCGGGTGCGGCGGCGGGTGGCGAGGATGAGGTCGGCGAGGGTGGTCATGGTGCCCTCCTCCTGCTAGGAACTTCACACTATGTGCATATCTGAAGTATACACCATGTGAAGTTCAGCGGCAGGTAAACTGCACATCACGTGAAGGTGAGTGCGAGGAGCCGGCATGGCGAAGGCCATCGCGGAACCGCAGAACGCCCGCAGCCGACGCACCTGCGCCGCGCTGCTGGCCGCCACCAGGGAGCTGCTGGAGGAGCAGGGGTTCGAAGCGCTGACGATGGCGGCCGTCGCCGCGCGCGCCGGTGTCTCCCGCCGCGCGGTCTACCTGCACTTCGCCTCCCGCACCGCGCTGCTCACCG contains:
- a CDS encoding PPOX class F420-dependent oxidoreductase, yielding MSIFTDAERAYLQAGRLQWGGPERRLARLATVGPDGTPHVTPVGMWTLDPDAEVIEVAGTDLAATKKFRDVARTGRAAIVIDDVLAPFQPRGVEIRGRADAIADPEPRIRIHPQRIIGWGLDDPNRRNARTVPSR
- a CDS encoding DUF6069 family protein yields the protein MTTLADLILATRRRTRATAVGAAVLAAAAIWLAAVPLLGVDLQVAQPSGKPPAQITLPLVLATALAASLAGWGLLALLERLTRRARAIWTATAVVALVASFVPLLAPGTPTTSRVVLALMHLTVAAILIPSLTRSAPADPAA